From a single Phacochoerus africanus isolate WHEZ1 chromosome 11, ROS_Pafr_v1, whole genome shotgun sequence genomic region:
- the POGLUT3 gene encoding protein O-glucosyltransferase 3 isoform X1, which produces MRRLPRAALLQLQLVLLVAAGPPEAPVSAPRSLVWGPGLRAGVVLPVRYFYLQAVSPEGHNLTRSPPGQTPFKVVIKSLSPKEIVRIHVPKPLDRNDGTFLMRYRMYETVNEGLKIEVLYGDEHVAQSPYILKGPVYHEYCECPEEDPQAWQRTLSCPTKEPQIAKDFASFPSINLQQMLNEIPKRFGEERGAIVHYTILNNHIYRRSLGKYTDFKMFSDEILLSLARKVLLPDVEFYVNLGDWPLEHRKVNETPGPLPIISWCGSLDSRDVILPTYDITHSTLEAMRGVTNDLLSIQGHTGPSWINKTEKAFFRGRDSREERLQLVQLSKENPQLLDAGITGYFFFQEKEKELGKAKLIGFFDFFKYKYQVNVDGTVAAYRYPYLMLGDSLVLKQDSPYYEHFYMALKPWKHYVPIKRNLTDLLEKVEWAKEHDEEAKKIAKEGQLTARDLLQPHRLYCYYYRVLQKYAERQTSKPEIRDGMELVPQPDDSSSICQCHGKTPLREEL; this is translated from the exons ATGCGCCGCCTCCCGCGCGCCGCgctgctccagctgcagctcgtCCTGCTCGTGGCCGCGGGCCCCCCCGAGGCGCCGGTCAGTGCGCCGCGCAGCCTGGTGTGGGGGCCCGGGCTGCGGGCGGGCGTCGTTCTGCCCGTCCGCTATTTCTACCTGCAGGCCGTCAGCCCGGAGGGCCACAACCTCACCCGCTCGCCCCCAG gtcAAACACCATTCAAAGTGGTAATCAAATCTCTCTCGCCTAAAGAGATAGTTCGGATTCATGTCCCTAAACCTTTGGACAGGAATGATGGGACATTTTTGATGCGATATAGGATGTATGAAACTGTCAATGAAGGGCTGAAGATAGAGGTCCTTTATGGTGATGAACATGTTGCTCAGTCTCCCTATATTTTGAAAG GACCCGTGTACCATGAGTACTGTGAATGTCCAGAAGAGGATCCTCAAGCCTGGCAGAGAACTCTGTCTTGTCCAACCAAGGAACCACAGATTGCAAAAGATTTTGCTTCTTTCCCCAGCATCAACCTCCAGCAGATGCTAAACGAAATTCCAAAAAGgtttggggaggagaggggtgCTATTGTTCATTACACGATTCTCAATAACCACATCTACAGAAGATCTTTAGGGAAATACACAGACTTCAAAATGTTCTCAGATGAGATTTTGCTGTCACTGGCAAGAAAG gtcctTCTCCCAGATGTAGAATTTTATGTCAATCTTGGAGACTGGCCTTTGGAGCATCGAAAAGTCAATGAAACCCCTGGCCCTTTACCTATCATTTCATGGTGTGGCTCTTTGGATTCAAGAGATGTTATCCTTCCTACATATGACATCACCCACTCTACGCTTGAAGCCATGAGGGGTGTTACAAATGATCTCCTTTCTATTCAAGGACATACAG GGCCTTCCtggatcaataaaacagagaaagcTTTCTTCAGAGGCAGAGACAGCCGAGAAGAAAGGCTCCAGTTGGTGCAGCTGTCCAAAGAAAATCCACAGCTCCTAGATGCAGGAATTACAGGATATTTCTTcttccaagagaaagaaaaggagcttGGAAAAGCCAAATTGATAGGTTTCTTTGACTTCTTTAAG taCAAGTATCAAGTGAATGTGGATGGGACTGTGGCTGCTTACAGATATCCGTATCTCATGCTTGGAGACAGTTTGGTTCTGAAGCAGGACTCACCATATTATGAGCATTTCTATATGGCACTAAAGCCTTGGAAACATTATGTTCCAATTAAAAGAAATCTTACTGATCTGCTAGAGAAAGTTGAATGGGCCAAG gAACACGATGAAGAAGCCAAGAAGATTGCAAAAGAAGGGCAGTTGACTGCTCGGGACTTGCTGCAGCCCCACAGGCTTTACTGCTACTATTACAGAGTATTGCAG AAATACGCCGAGCGCCAGACCAGCAAACCTGAAATACGTGATGGAATGGAATTAGTTCCTCAGCCAGATGATAGTTCATCTATCTGCCAATGCCACGGGAAAACACCTTTAAGAGAAGAGCTTTAA
- the POGLUT3 gene encoding protein O-glucosyltransferase 3 isoform X2, producing the protein MRYRMYETVNEGLKIEVLYGDEHVAQSPYILKGPVYHEYCECPEEDPQAWQRTLSCPTKEPQIAKDFASFPSINLQQMLNEIPKRFGEERGAIVHYTILNNHIYRRSLGKYTDFKMFSDEILLSLARKVLLPDVEFYVNLGDWPLEHRKVNETPGPLPIISWCGSLDSRDVILPTYDITHSTLEAMRGVTNDLLSIQGHTGPSWINKTEKAFFRGRDSREERLQLVQLSKENPQLLDAGITGYFFFQEKEKELGKAKLIGFFDFFKYKYQVNVDGTVAAYRYPYLMLGDSLVLKQDSPYYEHFYMALKPWKHYVPIKRNLTDLLEKVEWAKEHDEEAKKIAKEGQLTARDLLQPHRLYCYYYRVLQKYAERQTSKPEIRDGMELVPQPDDSSSICQCHGKTPLREEL; encoded by the exons ATGCGATATAGGATGTATGAAACTGTCAATGAAGGGCTGAAGATAGAGGTCCTTTATGGTGATGAACATGTTGCTCAGTCTCCCTATATTTTGAAAG GACCCGTGTACCATGAGTACTGTGAATGTCCAGAAGAGGATCCTCAAGCCTGGCAGAGAACTCTGTCTTGTCCAACCAAGGAACCACAGATTGCAAAAGATTTTGCTTCTTTCCCCAGCATCAACCTCCAGCAGATGCTAAACGAAATTCCAAAAAGgtttggggaggagaggggtgCTATTGTTCATTACACGATTCTCAATAACCACATCTACAGAAGATCTTTAGGGAAATACACAGACTTCAAAATGTTCTCAGATGAGATTTTGCTGTCACTGGCAAGAAAG gtcctTCTCCCAGATGTAGAATTTTATGTCAATCTTGGAGACTGGCCTTTGGAGCATCGAAAAGTCAATGAAACCCCTGGCCCTTTACCTATCATTTCATGGTGTGGCTCTTTGGATTCAAGAGATGTTATCCTTCCTACATATGACATCACCCACTCTACGCTTGAAGCCATGAGGGGTGTTACAAATGATCTCCTTTCTATTCAAGGACATACAG GGCCTTCCtggatcaataaaacagagaaagcTTTCTTCAGAGGCAGAGACAGCCGAGAAGAAAGGCTCCAGTTGGTGCAGCTGTCCAAAGAAAATCCACAGCTCCTAGATGCAGGAATTACAGGATATTTCTTcttccaagagaaagaaaaggagcttGGAAAAGCCAAATTGATAGGTTTCTTTGACTTCTTTAAG taCAAGTATCAAGTGAATGTGGATGGGACTGTGGCTGCTTACAGATATCCGTATCTCATGCTTGGAGACAGTTTGGTTCTGAAGCAGGACTCACCATATTATGAGCATTTCTATATGGCACTAAAGCCTTGGAAACATTATGTTCCAATTAAAAGAAATCTTACTGATCTGCTAGAGAAAGTTGAATGGGCCAAG gAACACGATGAAGAAGCCAAGAAGATTGCAAAAGAAGGGCAGTTGACTGCTCGGGACTTGCTGCAGCCCCACAGGCTTTACTGCTACTATTACAGAGTATTGCAG AAATACGCCGAGCGCCAGACCAGCAAACCTGAAATACGTGATGGAATGGAATTAGTTCCTCAGCCAGATGATAGTTCATCTATCTGCCAATGCCACGGGAAAACACCTTTAAGAGAAGAGCTTTAA